The Neodiprion fabricii isolate iyNeoFabr1 chromosome 4, iyNeoFabr1.1, whole genome shotgun sequence genome window below encodes:
- the LOC124181640 gene encoding protein draper isoform X1, protein MASLVSLVVATFLLAVIDLAQPTLEGPNVCTRQESYTTTVTISENKGFKVREYGWCFSFPKFRCTKYRVNFKPVYRTQTLIKKRPVDECCNGYTRSNKDRCIAVCSEDCIHGTCVAPDECKCESGYGGPSCNITCPTGYWGRHCRDECTCRNGGSCDPFNGKCKCTRGWKGENCDEKCPPDRYGLDCGEECRCQNGGSCHHISGECLCAAGFTGPLCDFQCPEGKHGYECKSNCSCQNGGSCSPTNGECFCTPGWTGSVCANRCPDGQWGNNCSSSCDCYNGASCHHITGECQCKAGFLGEKCVETCPSGKYGLNCTSNCSCKNGATCSVIDGSCNCQNGWKGELCEERACPDSSWGPECKNSCACEEEHTELCHPWTGNCVCRAGWDGEICSHTCPIYTFGKGCQQQCKCENSAQCSPFDGTCTCAAGFKGKRCNEPCPDGTFGEDCAQKCNCNNGANCSPENGRCNCTAGWKGILCDRPCPDKFYGKDCKESCKCLNNAACNSQNGTCTCAAGFTGDLCEEKCPDGNFGHDCKQICDCDKNNNLGCDPATGRCKCKPEWKGIRCETQCPAGQFGDDCHSECNCMNNSSCDPETGACVCARGWEGPNCSEPCEEGFYGVGCKEKCPEKFNGNMTCDHVTGQYVCRPGYLGLTCEHPCPLDRYGLNCANHCHCKNGADCHHVTGVCQCLPGWQGNSCQIPCTDGMYGVNCTQPCKCQNGGECRKNDGHCRCAPGWTGTHCTEVCPEGYYGDHCMEPCECKSDSFVCHPINGCTCKKGFKGENCDELMQEKSVLPIEDSGSGSVVVGIAIALIFIAIIFTIWLYYRRRVANLKTEIAQVQYIAEPVTTPDRNHFDNPVYSYRDSSRSDDGTATLLNNVQIKNDLGTKNINTERAKLGPMVAGYNTTSDDDGSCKDSFGRFQYNGLDSKNKDADLGNPNLYHSIDELDAKKAAEHVYDEIKQNKGEMEYDHLDYTRPTSSWKPHYQRMANGFGSKDGSGPSKSRDPDVESGEKD, encoded by the exons ATGGCCTCCCTCGTTTCACTGGTCGTTGCCACCTTCCTTCTAGCCGTGATAGACCTCGCCCAACCAACCCTCGAAGGGCCGAACGTCTGTACGCGGCAAGAATC gtACACAACGACTGTCACGATATCGGAAAACAAAGGGTTCAAAGTTCGGGAGTACGGATGGTGCTTCAGCTTCCCAAAATTTAGGTGCACCAAGTACAGGGTCAACTTTAAACCCGTGTATAGGACGCAG acgcTGATTAAAAAACGGCCGGTCGACGAATGCTGCAACGGATACACGAGGAGCAACAAGGATCGATGCATAGCGGTATGTTCCGAAGATTGTATTCACGGCACTTGCGTTGCTCCGGACGAGTGCAAATGCGAGTCAGGCTATGGCGGACCCTCCTGCAATATTA CCTGTCCGACCGGTTACTGGGGTCGGCATTGTCGGGACGAGTGCACGTGCCGTAATGGCGGTAGCTGCGACCCTTTTAATGGAAAATGCAAGTGCACAAGGGGCTGGAAGGGTGAAAACTGCGATGAGAAATGTCCGCCTGATCGTTACGGACTGGATTGCGGCGAGGAGTGTCGGTGTCAAAACGGTGGCAGCTGCCATCACATTTCCGGCGAGTGTCTCTGCGCCGCGGGGTTCACAGGACCTCT ATGCGACTTTCAATGCCCAGAAGGTAAACACGGCTATGAATGCAAATCGAACTGCAGTTGCCAAAACGGCGGATCCTGCAGTCCGACAAATGGCGAATGTTTCTGCACGCCAGGATGGACG GGATCCGTATGCGCTAATCGTTGTCCCGATGGCCAATGGGGAAACAATTGTTCATCTTCCTGCGATTGCTACAACGGAGCATCGTGCCATCATATAACTGGCGAATGTCAATGCAAAGCAGGATTTCTTGGGGAGAAG TGTGTGGAGACCTGCCCTAGCGGCAAATATGGCCTTAACTGCACGAGCAACTGCAGCTGCAAAAATGGGGCGACTTGTTCGGTGATCGATGGATCCTGCAACTGCCAAAACGGGTGGAAAGGCGAGCTGTGCGAGGAGCGAGCTTGTCCTGACAGTTCATGGGGTCCGGAGTGCAAGAAC AGTTGCGCATGCGAAGAAGAACACACCGAGCTCTGTCATCCCTGGACCGGAAACTGTGTTTGCCGCGCCGGTTGGGACGGCGAAATCTGCTCTCACACCTGTCCGATTTATACATTTGGCAAGGGATGCCAGCAGCAGTGCAAATGCGAGAACAGCGCCCAGTGTTCACCTTTTGACGGGACTTGCACATGCGCAGCGGGATTCAAGGGTAAACGCTGCAACGAACCCTGTCCCGATGGTACGTTTGGCGAAGATTGCGCCCAGAAGTGCAATTGCAATAACGGAGCCAATTGTTCGCCAGAAAACGGACGATGCAACTGCACAGCAG GATGGAAAGGTATTCTGTGCGATCGTCCGTGTCCCGACAAGTTTTACGGTAAGGATTGCAAGGAGAGTTGCAAATGCTTGAACAACGCTGCCTGCAATTCGCAAAACG GCACATGCACATGTGCGGCTGGTTTCACCGGGGATCTGTGCGAGGAAAAATGTCCCGACGGAAACTTTGGTCACGATTGTAAGCAGATCTGCGACTGCGACAAGAATAACAACTTAGGCTGCGATCCGGCGACCGGACGATGCAAGTGCAAACCCGAATGGAAAG GAATAAGGTGCGAGACGCAATGTCCGGCTGGTCAATTCGGCGACGACTGTCACTCCGAGTGTAACTGCATGAACAATAGCTCGTGCGATCCAGAAACTGGGGCTTGCGTTTGCGCCCGAGGTTGGGAGGGTCCCAATTGCTCGGAACCTTGCGAGGAGGGCTTTTACGGCGTTGGCTGTAAGGAGAAATGCCCAGAGAAATTTAACG GCAACATGACGTGCGATCACGTCACTGGACAATACGTATGCAGACCTGGCTATCTTGGACTAACTTGCGAACATCCTTGCCCTCTGGATAGATACGGTCTGAATTGCGCCAACCATTGTCACTGCAAGAACGGAGCTGATTGTCACCATGTGACTG GTGTCTGCCAATGTTTGCCGGGCTGGCAAGGCAATTCTTGTCAAATTCCCTGCACCGATGGGATGTACGGTGTTAATTGCACCCAGCCTTGCAAGTGTCAGAACGGAGGCGAATGCAGGAAAAACGATGGTCATTGCAGATGCGCCCCTGGATGGACCGGAACGCATTGCACAGAAG TATGTCCGGAGGGATATTACGGTGATCACTGCATGGAACCGTGCGAATGTAAGTCCGATTCCTTCGTATGTCACCCGATAAACGGTTGCACGTGCAAAAAAGGCTTCAAAG GCGAAAACTGCGACGAGTTAATGCAAGAAAAGAGCGTCCTTCCGATAGAAGATTCAGGATCTGGAAGTGTCGTCGTGGGAATTGCGATCGCTCTAATCTTCATCGCGATCATATTCACGATATGGTTGTACTACAGGCGGCGAGTTGCtaatttgaaaactgaaataGCTCAGGTTCAATACATCGCCGAACCTGTGACGACGCcag ATCGCAATCACTTCGATAATCCGGTATACTCGTATCGGGATTCTAGTAGGTCTGACGACGGAACAGCGACGTTGTTGAACAATGTGCAAATAAAAAACGACCTAGGTACCAAGAATATTAACACAGAACGAGCCAAACTCGGTCCCATGGTTGCTGGCTATAATACAACTAGCGATGACGATGGCAGTTGCAAAG ATTCCTTCGGGCGTTTTCAGTACAACGGTCTCGACTCGAAGAACAAGGACGCCGATCTTGGAAACCCTAATCTGTATCACAGCATCGACGAATTAGACGCAAAGAAAGCGGCCGAGCACGTCTACGACGAAATAAAGCAAAACAAGGGTGAAATGGAGTACGATCACCTCGACTACACGAGGCCGACGAGTTCATGGAAGCCACACTATCAGCGAATGGCGAACGGATTCGGATCCAAAGACGGGAGCGGTCCTAGCAAATCTCGCGATCCGGACGTCGAAAGTGGCGAAAAAGATTAG
- the LOC124181640 gene encoding protein draper isoform X2, with the protein MASLVSLVVATFLLAVIDLAQPTLEGPNVCTRQESYTTTVTISENKGFKVREYGWCFSFPKFRCTKYRVNFKPVYRTQTLIKKRPVDECCNGYTRSNKDRCIAVCSEDCIHGTCVAPDECKCESGYGGPSCNITCPTGYWGRHCRDECTCRNGGSCDPFNGKCKCTRGWKGENCDEKCPPDRYGLDCGEECRCQNGGSCHHISGECLCAAGFTGPLCDFQCPEGKHGYECKSNCSCQNGGSCSPTNGECFCTPGWTGSVCANRCPDGQWGNNCSSSCDCYNGASCHHITGECQCKAGFLGEKCVETCPSGKYGLNCTSNCSCKNGATCSVIDGSCNCQNGWKGELCEERACPDSSWGPECKNSCACEEEHTELCHPWTGNCVCRAGWDGEICSHTCPIYTFGKGCQQQCKCENSAQCSPFDGTCTCAAGFKGKRCNEPCPDGTFGEDCAQKCNCNNGANCSPENGRCNCTAGWKGILCDRPCPDKFYGKDCKESCKCLNNAACNSQNGTCTCAAGFTGDLCEEKCPDGNFGHDCKQICDCDKNNNLGCDPATGRCKCKPEWKGNMTCDHVTGQYVCRPGYLGLTCEHPCPLDRYGLNCANHCHCKNGADCHHVTGVCQCLPGWQGNSCQIPCTDGMYGVNCTQPCKCQNGGECRKNDGHCRCAPGWTGTHCTEVCPEGYYGDHCMEPCECKSDSFVCHPINGCTCKKGFKGENCDELMQEKSVLPIEDSGSGSVVVGIAIALIFIAIIFTIWLYYRRRVANLKTEIAQVQYIAEPVTTPDRNHFDNPVYSYRDSSRSDDGTATLLNNVQIKNDLGTKNINTERAKLGPMVAGYNTTSDDDGSCKDSFGRFQYNGLDSKNKDADLGNPNLYHSIDELDAKKAAEHVYDEIKQNKGEMEYDHLDYTRPTSSWKPHYQRMANGFGSKDGSGPSKSRDPDVESGEKD; encoded by the exons ATGGCCTCCCTCGTTTCACTGGTCGTTGCCACCTTCCTTCTAGCCGTGATAGACCTCGCCCAACCAACCCTCGAAGGGCCGAACGTCTGTACGCGGCAAGAATC gtACACAACGACTGTCACGATATCGGAAAACAAAGGGTTCAAAGTTCGGGAGTACGGATGGTGCTTCAGCTTCCCAAAATTTAGGTGCACCAAGTACAGGGTCAACTTTAAACCCGTGTATAGGACGCAG acgcTGATTAAAAAACGGCCGGTCGACGAATGCTGCAACGGATACACGAGGAGCAACAAGGATCGATGCATAGCGGTATGTTCCGAAGATTGTATTCACGGCACTTGCGTTGCTCCGGACGAGTGCAAATGCGAGTCAGGCTATGGCGGACCCTCCTGCAATATTA CCTGTCCGACCGGTTACTGGGGTCGGCATTGTCGGGACGAGTGCACGTGCCGTAATGGCGGTAGCTGCGACCCTTTTAATGGAAAATGCAAGTGCACAAGGGGCTGGAAGGGTGAAAACTGCGATGAGAAATGTCCGCCTGATCGTTACGGACTGGATTGCGGCGAGGAGTGTCGGTGTCAAAACGGTGGCAGCTGCCATCACATTTCCGGCGAGTGTCTCTGCGCCGCGGGGTTCACAGGACCTCT ATGCGACTTTCAATGCCCAGAAGGTAAACACGGCTATGAATGCAAATCGAACTGCAGTTGCCAAAACGGCGGATCCTGCAGTCCGACAAATGGCGAATGTTTCTGCACGCCAGGATGGACG GGATCCGTATGCGCTAATCGTTGTCCCGATGGCCAATGGGGAAACAATTGTTCATCTTCCTGCGATTGCTACAACGGAGCATCGTGCCATCATATAACTGGCGAATGTCAATGCAAAGCAGGATTTCTTGGGGAGAAG TGTGTGGAGACCTGCCCTAGCGGCAAATATGGCCTTAACTGCACGAGCAACTGCAGCTGCAAAAATGGGGCGACTTGTTCGGTGATCGATGGATCCTGCAACTGCCAAAACGGGTGGAAAGGCGAGCTGTGCGAGGAGCGAGCTTGTCCTGACAGTTCATGGGGTCCGGAGTGCAAGAAC AGTTGCGCATGCGAAGAAGAACACACCGAGCTCTGTCATCCCTGGACCGGAAACTGTGTTTGCCGCGCCGGTTGGGACGGCGAAATCTGCTCTCACACCTGTCCGATTTATACATTTGGCAAGGGATGCCAGCAGCAGTGCAAATGCGAGAACAGCGCCCAGTGTTCACCTTTTGACGGGACTTGCACATGCGCAGCGGGATTCAAGGGTAAACGCTGCAACGAACCCTGTCCCGATGGTACGTTTGGCGAAGATTGCGCCCAGAAGTGCAATTGCAATAACGGAGCCAATTGTTCGCCAGAAAACGGACGATGCAACTGCACAGCAG GATGGAAAGGTATTCTGTGCGATCGTCCGTGTCCCGACAAGTTTTACGGTAAGGATTGCAAGGAGAGTTGCAAATGCTTGAACAACGCTGCCTGCAATTCGCAAAACG GCACATGCACATGTGCGGCTGGTTTCACCGGGGATCTGTGCGAGGAAAAATGTCCCGACGGAAACTTTGGTCACGATTGTAAGCAGATCTGCGACTGCGACAAGAATAACAACTTAGGCTGCGATCCGGCGACCGGACGATGCAAGTGCAAACCCGAATGGAAAG GCAACATGACGTGCGATCACGTCACTGGACAATACGTATGCAGACCTGGCTATCTTGGACTAACTTGCGAACATCCTTGCCCTCTGGATAGATACGGTCTGAATTGCGCCAACCATTGTCACTGCAAGAACGGAGCTGATTGTCACCATGTGACTG GTGTCTGCCAATGTTTGCCGGGCTGGCAAGGCAATTCTTGTCAAATTCCCTGCACCGATGGGATGTACGGTGTTAATTGCACCCAGCCTTGCAAGTGTCAGAACGGAGGCGAATGCAGGAAAAACGATGGTCATTGCAGATGCGCCCCTGGATGGACCGGAACGCATTGCACAGAAG TATGTCCGGAGGGATATTACGGTGATCACTGCATGGAACCGTGCGAATGTAAGTCCGATTCCTTCGTATGTCACCCGATAAACGGTTGCACGTGCAAAAAAGGCTTCAAAG GCGAAAACTGCGACGAGTTAATGCAAGAAAAGAGCGTCCTTCCGATAGAAGATTCAGGATCTGGAAGTGTCGTCGTGGGAATTGCGATCGCTCTAATCTTCATCGCGATCATATTCACGATATGGTTGTACTACAGGCGGCGAGTTGCtaatttgaaaactgaaataGCTCAGGTTCAATACATCGCCGAACCTGTGACGACGCcag ATCGCAATCACTTCGATAATCCGGTATACTCGTATCGGGATTCTAGTAGGTCTGACGACGGAACAGCGACGTTGTTGAACAATGTGCAAATAAAAAACGACCTAGGTACCAAGAATATTAACACAGAACGAGCCAAACTCGGTCCCATGGTTGCTGGCTATAATACAACTAGCGATGACGATGGCAGTTGCAAAG ATTCCTTCGGGCGTTTTCAGTACAACGGTCTCGACTCGAAGAACAAGGACGCCGATCTTGGAAACCCTAATCTGTATCACAGCATCGACGAATTAGACGCAAAGAAAGCGGCCGAGCACGTCTACGACGAAATAAAGCAAAACAAGGGTGAAATGGAGTACGATCACCTCGACTACACGAGGCCGACGAGTTCATGGAAGCCACACTATCAGCGAATGGCGAACGGATTCGGATCCAAAGACGGGAGCGGTCCTAGCAAATCTCGCGATCCGGACGTCGAAAGTGGCGAAAAAGATTAG
- the LOC124181640 gene encoding protein draper isoform X3 — protein sequence MASLVSLVVATFLLAVIDLAQPTLEGPNVCTRQESYTTTVTISENKGFKVREYGWCFSFPKFRCTKYRVNFKPVYRTQTLIKKRPVDECCNGYTRSNKDRCIAVCSEDCIHGTCVAPDECKCESGYGGPSCNITCPTGYWGRHCRDECTCRNGGSCDPFNGKCKCTRGWKGENCDEKCPPDRYGLDCGEECRCQNGGSCHHISGECLCAAGFTGPLCDFQCPEGKHGYECKSNCSCQNGGSCSPTNGECFCTPGWTGSVCANRCPDGQWGNNCSSSCDCYNGASCHHITGECQCKAGFLGEKCVETCPSGKYGLNCTSNCSCKNGATCSVIDGSCNCQNGWKGELCEERACPDSSWGPECKNSCACEEEHTELCHPWTGNCVCRAGWDGEICSHTCPIYTFGKGCQQQCKCENSAQCSPFDGTCTCAAGFKGKRCNEPCPDGTFGEDCAQKCNCNNGANCSPENGRCNCTAGNMTCDHVTGQYVCRPGYLGLTCEHPCPLDRYGLNCANHCHCKNGADCHHVTGVCQCLPGWQGNSCQIPCTDGMYGVNCTQPCKCQNGGECRKNDGHCRCAPGWTGTHCTEVCPEGYYGDHCMEPCECKSDSFVCHPINGCTCKKGFKGENCDELMQEKSVLPIEDSGSGSVVVGIAIALIFIAIIFTIWLYYRRRVANLKTEIAQVQYIAEPVTTPDRNHFDNPVYSYRDSSRSDDGTATLLNNVQIKNDLGTKNINTERAKLGPMVAGYNTTSDDDGSCKDSFGRFQYNGLDSKNKDADLGNPNLYHSIDELDAKKAAEHVYDEIKQNKGEMEYDHLDYTRPTSSWKPHYQRMANGFGSKDGSGPSKSRDPDVESGEKD from the exons ATGGCCTCCCTCGTTTCACTGGTCGTTGCCACCTTCCTTCTAGCCGTGATAGACCTCGCCCAACCAACCCTCGAAGGGCCGAACGTCTGTACGCGGCAAGAATC gtACACAACGACTGTCACGATATCGGAAAACAAAGGGTTCAAAGTTCGGGAGTACGGATGGTGCTTCAGCTTCCCAAAATTTAGGTGCACCAAGTACAGGGTCAACTTTAAACCCGTGTATAGGACGCAG acgcTGATTAAAAAACGGCCGGTCGACGAATGCTGCAACGGATACACGAGGAGCAACAAGGATCGATGCATAGCGGTATGTTCCGAAGATTGTATTCACGGCACTTGCGTTGCTCCGGACGAGTGCAAATGCGAGTCAGGCTATGGCGGACCCTCCTGCAATATTA CCTGTCCGACCGGTTACTGGGGTCGGCATTGTCGGGACGAGTGCACGTGCCGTAATGGCGGTAGCTGCGACCCTTTTAATGGAAAATGCAAGTGCACAAGGGGCTGGAAGGGTGAAAACTGCGATGAGAAATGTCCGCCTGATCGTTACGGACTGGATTGCGGCGAGGAGTGTCGGTGTCAAAACGGTGGCAGCTGCCATCACATTTCCGGCGAGTGTCTCTGCGCCGCGGGGTTCACAGGACCTCT ATGCGACTTTCAATGCCCAGAAGGTAAACACGGCTATGAATGCAAATCGAACTGCAGTTGCCAAAACGGCGGATCCTGCAGTCCGACAAATGGCGAATGTTTCTGCACGCCAGGATGGACG GGATCCGTATGCGCTAATCGTTGTCCCGATGGCCAATGGGGAAACAATTGTTCATCTTCCTGCGATTGCTACAACGGAGCATCGTGCCATCATATAACTGGCGAATGTCAATGCAAAGCAGGATTTCTTGGGGAGAAG TGTGTGGAGACCTGCCCTAGCGGCAAATATGGCCTTAACTGCACGAGCAACTGCAGCTGCAAAAATGGGGCGACTTGTTCGGTGATCGATGGATCCTGCAACTGCCAAAACGGGTGGAAAGGCGAGCTGTGCGAGGAGCGAGCTTGTCCTGACAGTTCATGGGGTCCGGAGTGCAAGAAC AGTTGCGCATGCGAAGAAGAACACACCGAGCTCTGTCATCCCTGGACCGGAAACTGTGTTTGCCGCGCCGGTTGGGACGGCGAAATCTGCTCTCACACCTGTCCGATTTATACATTTGGCAAGGGATGCCAGCAGCAGTGCAAATGCGAGAACAGCGCCCAGTGTTCACCTTTTGACGGGACTTGCACATGCGCAGCGGGATTCAAGGGTAAACGCTGCAACGAACCCTGTCCCGATGGTACGTTTGGCGAAGATTGCGCCCAGAAGTGCAATTGCAATAACGGAGCCAATTGTTCGCCAGAAAACGGACGATGCAACTGCACAGCAG GCAACATGACGTGCGATCACGTCACTGGACAATACGTATGCAGACCTGGCTATCTTGGACTAACTTGCGAACATCCTTGCCCTCTGGATAGATACGGTCTGAATTGCGCCAACCATTGTCACTGCAAGAACGGAGCTGATTGTCACCATGTGACTG GTGTCTGCCAATGTTTGCCGGGCTGGCAAGGCAATTCTTGTCAAATTCCCTGCACCGATGGGATGTACGGTGTTAATTGCACCCAGCCTTGCAAGTGTCAGAACGGAGGCGAATGCAGGAAAAACGATGGTCATTGCAGATGCGCCCCTGGATGGACCGGAACGCATTGCACAGAAG TATGTCCGGAGGGATATTACGGTGATCACTGCATGGAACCGTGCGAATGTAAGTCCGATTCCTTCGTATGTCACCCGATAAACGGTTGCACGTGCAAAAAAGGCTTCAAAG GCGAAAACTGCGACGAGTTAATGCAAGAAAAGAGCGTCCTTCCGATAGAAGATTCAGGATCTGGAAGTGTCGTCGTGGGAATTGCGATCGCTCTAATCTTCATCGCGATCATATTCACGATATGGTTGTACTACAGGCGGCGAGTTGCtaatttgaaaactgaaataGCTCAGGTTCAATACATCGCCGAACCTGTGACGACGCcag ATCGCAATCACTTCGATAATCCGGTATACTCGTATCGGGATTCTAGTAGGTCTGACGACGGAACAGCGACGTTGTTGAACAATGTGCAAATAAAAAACGACCTAGGTACCAAGAATATTAACACAGAACGAGCCAAACTCGGTCCCATGGTTGCTGGCTATAATACAACTAGCGATGACGATGGCAGTTGCAAAG ATTCCTTCGGGCGTTTTCAGTACAACGGTCTCGACTCGAAGAACAAGGACGCCGATCTTGGAAACCCTAATCTGTATCACAGCATCGACGAATTAGACGCAAAGAAAGCGGCCGAGCACGTCTACGACGAAATAAAGCAAAACAAGGGTGAAATGGAGTACGATCACCTCGACTACACGAGGCCGACGAGTTCATGGAAGCCACACTATCAGCGAATGGCGAACGGATTCGGATCCAAAGACGGGAGCGGTCCTAGCAAATCTCGCGATCCGGACGTCGAAAGTGGCGAAAAAGATTAG